A region from the Saccharomonospora azurea NA-128 genome encodes:
- a CDS encoding low molecular weight protein-tyrosine-phosphatase — protein MADDSTRARVDATHDTTSIVFVCSGNICRSPMAEIVFRRRLAEHGLGDAVTVRSAGTGGWHVGEPADPRARETLAAHGYPVEHTARQVGHEHLDADLLVAADKSHLRDLRVLVDDPDRVRLLRSFDPTAPADAEVPDPYYGGDEGFVEVLGMIERAVDGLLDWVRQR, from the coding sequence ATGGCCGACGACAGCACTCGCGCGCGAGTCGACGCGACCCACGACACGACCAGCATCGTCTTCGTCTGCTCCGGCAACATCTGCCGCTCGCCCATGGCCGAGATCGTCTTCCGCCGGCGCCTCGCCGAGCACGGCCTCGGCGACGCCGTGACCGTGCGCAGCGCGGGAACGGGCGGCTGGCACGTGGGCGAACCCGCCGACCCCCGCGCCCGGGAGACCCTGGCCGCCCACGGGTACCCGGTCGAGCACACCGCGCGGCAGGTCGGCCACGAGCACCTCGACGCCGACCTGCTCGTGGCGGCCGACAAGAGTCACCTGCGCGACCTGCGGGTCCTCGTCGACGACCCCGACCGGGTGAGGTTGTTGCGCAGTTTCGACCCCACCGCGCCCGCCGACGCCGAGGTGCCCGATCCCTACTACGGCGGCGACGAGGGCTTCGTCGAGGTGCTGGGCATGATCGAGCGGGCCGTGGACGGGCTGCTCGACTGGGTGCGACAGCGATGA
- a CDS encoding M16 family metallopeptidase: MSVTDHRSAEEIGRTESGPRELPPLGEQKPAAELSHVDTVLSNGLRVLAVHKPTVPMVELRLRIPFAGDDAMHAATAEVLAETLLTGTRRRDRVAIDTDLALIGGDLGAMVDPEYLSLSGSALAEKLPDLLDVLTDVLTEASYVEGEVRREADRISERLAVARTQPRVIAREALQRRRYGDHPYTREIPRAEDVAAVDPERVRSLHASAVLPGGSTLVVVGDVTPETAVAAVERALAGWSSDVRARTLPELPDLTPADLLLVSRPGAVQSQLRLSAQAVPRTDPRYPALQLANLAYGGYFSSRLVENIREDKGYTYGAHSGFEFTGGKATLQVEADTASEVTAAALLETRYELGRLGLVPPTDTEVDSVRQYAIGSLLIGASSQAGLATQLAALASVGLGVEWLAEHPQRLAAVTTDHVAEAALEFFAPHRFTGVVVGDAEVLAPKLTALGGVTLDGEVAGDRPAR; this comes from the coding sequence GTGAGCGTGACCGATCATCGCTCCGCCGAGGAGATCGGCCGCACGGAAAGCGGCCCGAGGGAGCTCCCTCCGCTCGGCGAGCAGAAGCCCGCCGCAGAGCTGTCGCATGTGGACACGGTGTTGAGCAACGGGTTGCGGGTGCTCGCCGTGCACAAGCCCACGGTGCCGATGGTCGAGCTCCGGCTGAGGATCCCGTTCGCGGGCGACGACGCCATGCACGCCGCCACGGCCGAGGTGCTCGCCGAGACGCTGCTCACCGGCACGCGGCGTCGTGATCGCGTGGCCATCGACACCGATCTCGCGCTCATCGGCGGCGATCTGGGTGCCATGGTCGATCCCGAGTACCTCAGCCTCTCGGGCAGCGCGCTGGCCGAGAAGCTGCCCGACCTGCTCGACGTGCTCACCGACGTGCTGACCGAGGCCTCCTATGTGGAGGGCGAGGTGCGCAGGGAGGCCGACCGGATCTCCGAGCGACTCGCGGTCGCGCGGACGCAGCCGAGGGTGATCGCGCGCGAGGCCCTGCAGCGCAGGCGCTACGGCGACCACCCGTACACGCGCGAGATCCCGCGGGCCGAGGACGTCGCCGCCGTCGACCCCGAGCGGGTGCGGTCGCTGCACGCGTCGGCGGTGTTGCCGGGCGGCTCCACCCTCGTCGTGGTGGGCGACGTGACGCCGGAGACCGCGGTCGCGGCGGTCGAGCGTGCGCTCGCGGGCTGGTCGAGCGACGTGCGGGCGCGCACGCTGCCCGAGCTTCCCGACCTGACGCCGGCGGACCTGCTGCTCGTCAGCCGACCCGGCGCCGTGCAGTCGCAGCTGCGGTTGTCCGCGCAGGCGGTGCCGAGGACCGATCCGCGTTACCCGGCGCTCCAGCTCGCCAACCTGGCCTACGGCGGGTACTTCTCCTCCCGGCTCGTGGAGAACATCCGCGAGGACAAGGGCTACACGTACGGCGCGCACTCGGGTTTCGAGTTCACCGGCGGGAAGGCCACCCTCCAGGTGGAGGCCGACACGGCCAGCGAGGTGACCGCGGCGGCGTTGCTGGAGACCCGCTACGAGCTCGGCAGGCTCGGGCTCGTGCCGCCCACGGACACCGAGGTCGACTCCGTGCGGCAGTACGCCATCGGCTCGCTGCTGATCGGGGCGTCGTCCCAGGCCGGGTTGGCGACCCAGTTGGCGGCGCTGGCCTCCGTCGGGTTGGGCGTCGAGTGGCTGGCGGAACACCCGCAGCGCCTGGCCGCGGTGACCACCGACCACGTCGCGGAAGCGGCGCTGGAGTTCTTCGCGCCGCACCGCTTCACGGGGGTCGTGGTCGGTGACGCCGAGGTGCTCGCCCCGAAGTTGACCGCGCTCGGTGGGGTGACCCTGGACGGCGAGGTGGCGGGGGACAGGCCGGCTCGATGA
- the nudC gene encoding NAD(+) diphosphatase — protein MSSVRRSGPFRLTMPPALSRSTADRQEALRTDPERLRAAWPSARVIRVDGHGRAPVPEDRVVGVVPKDVPLVSVPALDIASEVPTEAVFLGRWSDADFWAVSAEPGPDARMVALDAGGWGRAAEVPVVAGEAWVELRLHGDVLDDTAAGLLTTALALRNWHRRARYCARCGGVTRLHQFGWASRCEQCGREEYPRTDPAVICLVHDDVGVNGEHVLLARQPTWPPTRYSVLAGFVEAGESLERCVEREIREEVGVDVRDVRYLGSQPWPFPRSVMVGFAARADSGTPLTPADGEIEDARWVSRDRVRAALTHGDPDLQLPGGTSIAHVMIRAWAEAGD, from the coding sequence ATGAGCTCAGTGAGGCGCTCCGGTCCCTTCCGGTTGACCATGCCTCCGGCGCTGTCGCGCTCGACGGCCGACCGCCAGGAGGCGTTGCGCACCGATCCCGAGCGGCTGCGGGCCGCGTGGCCGTCGGCGCGGGTGATCCGCGTGGACGGCCACGGCCGCGCGCCCGTGCCGGAGGACCGCGTCGTCGGTGTGGTGCCGAAGGACGTGCCGTTGGTCAGCGTTCCGGCGCTCGACATCGCCTCCGAGGTGCCGACGGAGGCCGTTTTCCTCGGCCGGTGGTCCGACGCCGACTTCTGGGCGGTGTCGGCGGAGCCCGGCCCGGACGCGCGCATGGTCGCGCTCGACGCCGGCGGCTGGGGCAGAGCGGCGGAGGTACCCGTCGTCGCCGGTGAGGCGTGGGTCGAGCTGAGGCTGCACGGCGACGTGCTCGACGACACGGCCGCGGGCCTGCTGACCACGGCTCTCGCGCTGCGCAACTGGCACCGCAGGGCCCGTTACTGCGCCCGGTGCGGTGGCGTGACCCGGCTGCACCAGTTCGGCTGGGCCAGCCGCTGCGAGCAGTGCGGGCGCGAGGAGTACCCGCGAACGGATCCGGCGGTGATCTGCCTGGTGCACGACGACGTCGGCGTCAACGGCGAGCACGTGTTGCTGGCGCGGCAGCCGACGTGGCCGCCGACCCGGTACTCGGTGCTCGCCGGGTTCGTCGAGGCCGGCGAGTCGCTGGAGCGGTGCGTCGAGCGCGAGATCCGCGAGGAGGTGGGCGTCGACGTCCGCGACGTCCGCTACCTCGGCAGCCAGCCGTGGCCGTTCCCGCGCTCGGTCATGGTGGGGTTCGCGGCGCGCGCCGACTCCGGGACGCCGCTCACTCCCGCCGACGGCGAGATCGAGGACGCGAGATGGGTGTCCCGCGACCGGGTACGGGCGGCGCTGACGCACGGTGACCCGGACCTGCAGCTTCCCGGCGGGACGTCCATCGCACACGTCATGATCCGCGCGTGGGCAGAGGCCGGCGACTGA
- a CDS encoding GTP-binding protein — MDTPTRLGGRTPLRSTAKDGAKIVIVGGFGAGKTTLVRSVSEIRPLSTEETMTEAGRGVDDTAGVATKLRTTVAFDFGRVSLTDDLVLYLFGAPGQRRFWFLWDRLFAGTLGAVVLVDTRRIEDSWYAIDRLEHYGMPFVVARNNFPGSAHGLDELREALAVHEAVPIVDCDARERDSAKHVLITLVHHLYTMSRARNARR; from the coding sequence GTGGACACCCCCACCCGGCTCGGAGGCCGTACGCCCCTGCGCAGCACCGCGAAGGACGGGGCGAAGATCGTCATCGTCGGCGGCTTCGGTGCCGGCAAGACCACGCTGGTCCGCTCGGTCAGCGAGATCCGGCCGTTGTCCACCGAGGAGACGATGACCGAGGCCGGTCGAGGTGTCGACGACACCGCCGGGGTGGCCACGAAACTGCGCACCACGGTCGCGTTCGACTTCGGCCGGGTGTCGTTGACCGACGATCTCGTGCTGTACCTGTTCGGCGCGCCGGGGCAGCGGCGTTTCTGGTTCCTGTGGGACCGGCTCTTCGCCGGGACGTTGGGGGCGGTGGTGTTGGTCGACACCCGCCGCATCGAGGACTCGTGGTACGCCATCGACCGCCTGGAGCACTACGGCATGCCGTTCGTGGTGGCCCGCAACAACTTCCCCGGCAGCGCGCACGGGCTCGACGAGTTGCGGGAGGCGCTCGCGGTGCACGAGGCGGTGCCGATCGTGGACTGCGACGCGCGTGAGCGCGACTCGGCCAAACACGTGCTGATCACCCTCGTCCACCACCTGTACACGATGTCGCGGGCACGCAACGCGCGACGCTGA
- a CDS encoding roadblock/LC7 domain-containing protein has translation MSVTDQSLEWFLQSLLEQTPGARYALVLSRDGLKLCHTRNLGVDQADQLAAIAAGVQALAQSASAEFGDGSGGVRQSMTEFHGGLLFVVEAGEGAHLAMVARDNADVGLVGHKMNEMVEQIGAFLTAPPRHRRRAGQPA, from the coding sequence ATGAGCGTCACCGACCAGAGTCTCGAATGGTTCTTGCAGAGCCTGCTGGAGCAGACGCCGGGAGCCCGCTACGCCCTGGTGCTCTCGCGCGACGGCCTGAAGCTGTGCCACACCCGCAACCTCGGGGTCGATCAGGCCGACCAGCTGGCGGCGATCGCCGCCGGCGTGCAGGCGCTCGCCCAGAGCGCGTCAGCCGAGTTCGGTGACGGTTCGGGAGGCGTGCGCCAGTCCATGACCGAGTTCCACGGCGGTCTGCTGTTCGTGGTGGAGGCCGGTGAGGGCGCCCACCTGGCGATGGTGGCGCGGGACAACGCCGACGTCGGGCTCGTGGGTCACAAGATGAACGAGATGGTGGAGCAGATCGGCGCGTTCCTCACCGCGCCGCCGCGGCACCGCCGTCGCGCCGGCCAGCCAGCATGA
- a CDS encoding fructosamine kinase family protein, which translates to MTDTAARTAAERHTGVRATGTRPLASEATVVDLEDGRAVVVKRGSGPGAASAEAAGLRWLGEPGDVPIPTVHGVDDDHLVLDHVPEGRPDRDAAEAFGRGLARLHLRGAPAFGSPPPGGPREAWIGLARMLNEPHDDWPSFYARCRVQPYVRQGVDQGLFSPGEAEVFDEVCARLPDLAGPPEPPARLHGDAWSGNVHWATDGRVWLLDPAAHGGHRETDLAMLRLFSAPLLDHVLGAYREAAHDLGRPLASGDERRVPLHQLFPLLVHTVLFGGGYARQALAAARAALRD; encoded by the coding sequence ATGACCGACACCGCCGCCCGCACCGCCGCCGAGCGACACACCGGGGTCCGGGCCACCGGTACCCGGCCGCTCGCGAGCGAGGCCACCGTCGTGGACCTCGAGGACGGGCGCGCCGTGGTGGTCAAACGCGGCTCGGGGCCGGGAGCCGCCTCAGCGGAGGCCGCCGGGCTGCGCTGGCTGGGAGAACCGGGCGACGTGCCGATCCCCACGGTGCACGGGGTCGACGACGACCACCTGGTGCTCGACCACGTTCCCGAGGGCAGGCCCGACCGGGACGCCGCCGAGGCGTTCGGACGGGGCCTCGCCCGGCTGCACCTGCGCGGGGCGCCCGCGTTCGGCTCACCCCCGCCCGGCGGCCCGCGCGAGGCCTGGATCGGGCTCGCGCGCATGCTCAACGAACCGCACGACGACTGGCCGTCGTTCTACGCCCGCTGCCGGGTGCAGCCCTACGTGCGGCAGGGGGTGGACCAGGGCCTGTTCTCCCCCGGCGAAGCCGAGGTGTTCGACGAGGTGTGCGCGCGCCTCCCCGACCTCGCGGGTCCACCGGAGCCGCCCGCGCGCCTGCACGGCGACGCCTGGAGCGGCAACGTCCACTGGGCCACGGACGGGCGCGTGTGGCTCCTCGACCCGGCCGCCCACGGTGGGCATCGGGAGACCGACCTGGCCATGCTCCGGCTGTTCTCCGCACCACTGCTCGACCACGTCCTCGGCGCCTACCGTGAGGCGGCGCACGACCTCGGCCGGCCGCTCGCCTCCGGGGACGAGCGGAGAGTGCCGTTGCACCAGCTCTTTCCACTGCTGGTGCACACCGTTCTGTTCGGTGGCGGTTACGCACGGCAAGCACTCGCGGCCGCGCGCGCGGCACTGCGCGACTAA
- a CDS encoding sensor histidine kinase has product MGAPISPSHALRALTSDSPNGRALLALACSVVLTGGLWVWASLETVASQRLPLFLVGGFALALLCVATYVATFHYAQLQDVNRLAESAESELTLLVEDILPVMARRLREGASLDTVKDEIPDLSNALSGRIVQLFAKELDVSERQREAAMAACANAAGRVQAMATSMLADLREMEYRHNEDVLGDLLRLDHCTSQAGRLADSIAVLTGARTGRRWTKPIIMESILRGAMGRIGSYQRVTLHSTCTAAVVGYAAEDVMHALAELMDNATKFSKPSESVHVYVEELSSGVVVIVEDAGLGMKPSALERAERAVSTTEPLDLAALSGTRLGLAVVGRLARKHQLRVRFRRSPRGGVSVVVRIPATLITKPCPEDEPTVRNRRPVDDRAVQQAPPAGRLPKRRRGQTLTGSPPPPRARHRAEVKPRADAGARFSAFRTAIRPHTPPTTAD; this is encoded by the coding sequence TTGGGGGCTCCCATTTCCCCGTCGCATGCGCTTCGCGCCCTCACTTCGGACTCGCCGAACGGTCGGGCTCTGCTGGCCCTGGCCTGCTCGGTCGTTCTGACCGGCGGTCTCTGGGTCTGGGCTAGCCTGGAAACCGTTGCGTCACAACGACTTCCGCTCTTCCTCGTCGGCGGATTCGCGCTCGCGTTGCTCTGCGTGGCGACGTACGTGGCGACCTTCCACTACGCGCAACTACAGGACGTGAACCGCCTTGCCGAATCGGCGGAAAGCGAGCTCACCCTTCTGGTTGAAGATATTCTTCCGGTGATGGCACGCCGTTTACGGGAAGGCGCGTCGCTCGACACCGTAAAGGATGAAATTCCGGATCTTTCGAATGCATTGTCCGGTCGGATTGTGCAGTTGTTCGCGAAAGAGCTGGACGTGAGCGAACGGCAGCGCGAGGCCGCGATGGCGGCGTGCGCCAACGCGGCGGGCCGGGTGCAGGCCATGGCCACCAGCATGCTGGCCGACCTCCGCGAGATGGAGTACCGGCACAACGAGGACGTGCTGGGTGACCTGCTCAGGCTCGACCACTGCACGTCCCAGGCGGGCAGGCTCGCCGACAGCATCGCGGTGCTGACCGGCGCCCGCACGGGCAGGCGGTGGACCAAGCCGATCATCATGGAGAGCATCCTGCGTGGCGCGATGGGCCGGATCGGCTCGTACCAGCGGGTCACGCTGCACTCGACGTGCACGGCGGCCGTCGTGGGATACGCCGCCGAGGACGTCATGCACGCGCTCGCCGAGCTCATGGACAACGCGACGAAGTTCTCCAAGCCCTCGGAGAGCGTGCACGTGTACGTCGAGGAGCTGTCGTCCGGCGTGGTGGTGATCGTCGAGGACGCCGGACTCGGGATGAAGCCGAGCGCCCTGGAACGGGCCGAACGCGCCGTGTCCACCACCGAGCCGCTCGACCTCGCGGCCCTCTCCGGCACCCGGCTGGGGCTCGCGGTCGTCGGACGCCTGGCGCGCAAGCACCAGCTCCGCGTGCGCTTCCGCCGTTCGCCGCGCGGGGGCGTCAGCGTGGTGGTGCGCATCCCGGCCACGTTGATCACGAAACCCTGCCCCGAGGACGAGCCGACCGTGCGCAACCGCCGTCCCGTGGACGACCGGGCAGTGCAGCAGGCGCCACCGGCGGGGCGGCTGCCGAAGCGTCGCCGTGGGCAGACCCTCACGGGTTCTCCACCTCCGCCGAGGGCCCGGCATCGTGCGGAGGTCAAGCCGCGCGCCGACGCGGGCGCCCGGTTCAGCGCGTTCCGCACCGCGATCCGTCCGCACACTCCACCGACCACAGCCGACTGA
- a CDS encoding DUF742 domain-containing protein: protein MMSDTEAAHDRPDRLYTITCGRSRAEDAELDLVTLIVSEREPEPGMQSEHARILMLCANPTAVVEIAADVGLPVSVAKILITDLLNAGDVTARHPSAPRALDQLPDPAFLEKVLVGLRNL from the coding sequence ATGATGTCCGACACCGAGGCCGCTCACGACAGGCCCGACCGGCTGTACACGATCACGTGCGGGCGGAGCAGGGCGGAGGACGCCGAGCTCGACCTCGTCACGCTCATCGTGAGCGAGCGCGAGCCCGAGCCCGGCATGCAGTCCGAACACGCTCGCATCCTGATGCTGTGTGCCAATCCGACGGCGGTCGTCGAGATCGCCGCCGACGTGGGCCTGCCAGTCAGCGTCGCCAAGATCCTGATCACCGACCTGTTGAACGCGGGCGACGTGACGGCGCGCCATCCCAGCGCTCCGCGTGCGCTCGACCAGCTTCCCGACCCTGCTTTCCTGGAGAAGGTCCTTGTTGGACTCCGCAATCTCTGA
- a CDS encoding cobalamin biosynthesis protein CobD/CbiB, with the protein MSAARAVGLLLGVMADAMVGESVRGRADATLTQAARAVQRRVPADHPVAGAVHVGAVAGAAVLAGAAVERVGRTRPLLNAVTTAAGTWAVLGGARLATDGTALARQLETGDVRATRQTLAHWDPRCSDDLDAVALARASVEAVAHNSSDTVVAPLLWGAVAGVPGLLGSRAVGVVRRTSGERPDRRRSSAASAHLDTVVNLLPTRLAAALTVAGAPVVGGSARAAWQAWRRDTVLHPHPNSGRVVAAYAGALEVRLGGRTAYPDGVRELPVLGDGRNPDAGHVTRAVELSRVVGWLAGVTSAVVALRPRLRRRRRG; encoded by the coding sequence GTGAGCGCGGCGCGGGCTGTGGGACTGCTTCTGGGCGTCATGGCCGATGCGATGGTCGGCGAGTCGGTGCGCGGGCGGGCGGACGCGACGCTCACGCAGGCCGCCCGTGCGGTGCAGCGACGGGTCCCCGCGGATCACCCGGTGGCGGGCGCGGTGCACGTCGGTGCCGTCGCGGGTGCTGCCGTGCTGGCCGGGGCGGCCGTGGAACGAGTCGGTCGAACCCGTCCGCTGCTGAACGCGGTGACCACCGCGGCCGGGACGTGGGCGGTGCTCGGCGGAGCGCGCCTGGCCACCGACGGCACGGCCCTGGCCCGGCAGCTGGAGACCGGCGACGTCCGGGCCACCCGGCAGACACTCGCGCACTGGGATCCCCGCTGTTCCGACGACCTCGACGCGGTCGCGCTGGCCCGGGCCTCCGTGGAGGCCGTCGCCCACAACAGCTCCGACACGGTCGTCGCGCCCCTGCTGTGGGGCGCGGTGGCCGGGGTGCCGGGGCTGCTCGGCTCCCGCGCCGTCGGCGTGGTCCGGCGCACGTCCGGCGAGCGTCCGGACCGGCGACGTTCCAGCGCCGCCTCCGCTCACCTCGACACGGTGGTCAACCTCCTGCCCACCCGGCTGGCCGCCGCACTGACCGTCGCCGGAGCGCCCGTCGTCGGCGGATCCGCTCGCGCCGCGTGGCAGGCGTGGCGCCGGGACACCGTGCTGCACCCGCATCCCAACTCGGGCCGGGTCGTCGCCGCCTACGCGGGGGCGTTGGAGGTGCGGCTCGGGGGACGCACGGCGTACCCGGACGGGGTGCGGGAGCTGCCCGTGCTGGGCGATGGGCGCAACCCGGACGCCGGGCACGTCACCCGCGCCGTGGAGCTCTCCCGCGTGGTCGGCTGGCTGGCAGGGGTGACCTCGGCCGTCGTCGCGCTGAGGCCGAGGCTGCGTCGCCGGCGCCGCGGCTAG
- a CDS encoding SGNH/GDSL hydrolase family protein — translation MGRVGRWGRGGRRGLRRSRRASGAGVVLVVAFVVSGCLAPRTTAAMIPTWCADQSAIVVLGDSHSTGYGLPDYPGGGAFEPTGAGWTSTVLRRASDEWGTVTTVLAHNGALAADFRPGGRWPETTSASEYVHDVQPALVIVALGANEFASDLAPTEFDEHYRGLVAELQRASPRSAVLLLVPPEMGARLVPDPVYSWDAYTAVIETVAAEKGAELLDLGQYLPPGGTPEAEGLYLADAAHLTEAGHRVVHAAVWTFLEASCAQ, via the coding sequence GTGGGTCGTGTGGGGCGCTGGGGACGCGGCGGACGGCGGGGACTTCGCCGATCTCGTCGTGCGTCCGGTGCGGGTGTGGTGCTGGTGGTGGCGTTCGTGGTGTCGGGGTGTCTCGCTCCACGCACGACGGCGGCCATGATTCCGACGTGGTGTGCCGACCAGTCGGCGATCGTCGTCCTGGGCGACTCCCACAGCACGGGCTACGGGCTGCCCGACTACCCGGGCGGCGGCGCGTTCGAGCCGACGGGTGCCGGGTGGACGTCCACTGTGCTGCGTCGCGCGTCCGACGAGTGGGGCACGGTCACCACCGTCCTCGCGCACAACGGCGCCCTGGCGGCCGACTTCCGCCCCGGCGGTCGGTGGCCCGAGACCACGAGTGCGAGCGAGTACGTCCACGACGTCCAGCCCGCGTTGGTGATCGTGGCGCTCGGGGCCAACGAGTTCGCCTCCGACCTCGCGCCCACCGAGTTCGACGAGCACTACCGCGGCCTCGTGGCCGAGCTGCAGCGCGCCTCGCCCCGCAGCGCGGTCCTGCTGCTGGTGCCGCCCGAGATGGGCGCGCGCCTCGTGCCGGACCCGGTCTACTCGTGGGACGCCTACACCGCGGTCATCGAGACCGTCGCCGCCGAGAAGGGTGCGGAGCTGCTCGACCTCGGCCAGTACCTGCCGCCGGGCGGCACGCCGGAGGCCGAGGGGCTCTACCTGGCCGACGCGGCACACCTCACGGAGGCCGGGCACCGGGTCGTGCACGCGGCCGTGTGGACGTTCCTCGAAGCGTCCTGTGCCCAGTGA
- a CDS encoding SURF1 family cytochrome oxidase biogenesis protein: MRWKSLLQPGWLALTLVVFGFAVTCYTVLAPWQFERHEDRKAQNDAVSTSFTEQPRPLGEVLPDGRPPGPDTEWRRVVVEGTYLPEHEVVARLRTVQGQPAFEVLTPLRTTSGRIVLIDRGYLRPDNGDVPPYAAPPGGTVRVEARVRGDETDPQHRDAFADASTQGKLHAYTIDSRTVSRASGLDISPGYLVLTEGQPGVLGALPLPTLEAGPYFSYALQWVAFGSMAIIGWAYFTVRELKPGGALSEERQGAPRRKSVAEMLAEDDAAEEAAREAERAERAGDEGSAEGAPRGKTSESTVGGGQSHTDASRS, from the coding sequence GTGCGCTGGAAATCGCTGCTCCAGCCGGGTTGGCTGGCGCTCACGCTCGTCGTGTTCGGGTTCGCCGTGACCTGTTACACGGTGCTCGCGCCGTGGCAGTTCGAACGCCACGAGGATCGCAAGGCGCAGAACGACGCCGTGTCGACGTCCTTCACGGAGCAGCCGCGCCCACTGGGAGAGGTCCTGCCGGACGGACGTCCACCGGGACCGGACACCGAGTGGCGCAGAGTGGTGGTCGAGGGCACCTACCTGCCCGAACACGAGGTCGTCGCCCGCCTGCGCACGGTGCAGGGGCAGCCGGCCTTCGAGGTGCTCACGCCTCTGCGGACCACCAGTGGCCGGATCGTGCTGATCGACCGCGGCTACCTGCGCCCCGACAACGGCGACGTCCCGCCGTACGCCGCCCCGCCGGGCGGCACCGTGCGCGTCGAGGCCCGGGTGCGGGGCGACGAGACCGACCCGCAACACCGCGACGCGTTCGCCGACGCCTCCACCCAGGGGAAACTGCACGCCTACACGATCGACTCGCGCACCGTCTCCCGAGCCAGCGGCCTCGACATCTCCCCCGGGTATCTGGTGCTCACCGAGGGGCAACCGGGTGTGCTCGGCGCGCTGCCGTTGCCCACGCTGGAGGCCGGACCGTACTTCTCCTACGCCCTGCAGTGGGTGGCGTTCGGCTCGATGGCGATCATCGGCTGGGCCTACTTCACGGTGCGGGAGCTGAAGCCCGGTGGCGCGCTGTCGGAGGAACGTCAGGGTGCCCCACGCCGCAAGTCGGTGGCGGAGATGCTCGCCGAGGACGACGCGGCCGAGGAAGCCGCACGAGAGGCCGAGCGAGCCGAACGGGCGGGCGACGAGGGCTCGGCGGAGGGTGCTCCGCGCGGCAAGACGTCCGAGAGCACCGTCGGTGGCGGGCAGTCCCACACCGACGCCTCGCGGTCCTAG
- a CDS encoding M16 family metallopeptidase has product MAVSELHKFTLDNGLRVVLAPDPTAPVVGVSVHYDVGFRSEPEGRTGFAHLFEHLMFQGSESLEKLAHFRWVQSSGGTFNGSTHPDYTDYFEVLPSAALERALFLEADRMRAPKLTQENLANQIDVVKEEIRLNVLNRPYGGFPWILLPPVLYSTFPNAHNGYGDFTDLEQATLDDCAAFFDTYYAPANAVLTVAGDLDVDRTRELVHKHFGDVPARPKPQRPSFAEPRPTEELRGTHVDPHAPLPALAVGYRMPDPVNELDAYLANLVLAGVLADSDSSRLQQRLVHNEPLVTDISAGAGLFGPFEARDPDTFSVTAIHPPETSTEQVLDALDAELDALATTPPGPEELAKVTARWSAALHSDHDRLVSRTLALGSLELLHGDAGLVYALPERMAAVTAEQVSEAAKALRPDSRAVLVVEPGQGGAQ; this is encoded by the coding sequence ATGGCCGTCTCCGAACTCCACAAGTTCACCCTCGACAACGGCCTGCGGGTCGTGCTCGCCCCCGACCCGACGGCGCCGGTCGTCGGGGTGAGCGTGCACTACGACGTGGGCTTCCGCTCCGAACCGGAAGGGCGCACCGGGTTCGCCCATCTCTTCGAACACCTCATGTTCCAGGGCAGTGAGAGCCTTGAGAAGCTCGCTCACTTCCGCTGGGTGCAGAGCAGTGGGGGCACGTTCAACGGGTCCACCCACCCCGACTACACCGACTACTTCGAGGTGTTGCCGTCGGCCGCCCTGGAGCGCGCGCTGTTCCTGGAGGCCGACCGGATGCGCGCGCCCAAGCTGACCCAGGAGAACCTGGCCAACCAGATCGACGTGGTGAAGGAGGAGATCCGCCTCAACGTGCTGAACCGGCCGTACGGCGGGTTCCCGTGGATCCTCCTGCCGCCGGTGCTGTACTCGACGTTCCCCAACGCCCACAACGGTTACGGTGACTTCACCGACCTGGAGCAGGCGACGCTGGACGACTGCGCGGCGTTCTTCGACACGTACTACGCGCCCGCCAACGCGGTGCTCACGGTCGCGGGTGACCTGGACGTGGACCGCACGCGGGAGCTCGTGCACAAGCACTTCGGCGACGTGCCCGCGCGGCCGAAACCGCAGCGGCCGTCCTTCGCCGAGCCGCGCCCCACCGAGGAACTGCGCGGCACGCACGTCGACCCGCACGCGCCGCTGCCCGCGCTCGCGGTGGGCTACCGCATGCCCGACCCCGTCAACGAGCTCGACGCCTACCTCGCGAACCTCGTGCTCGCCGGGGTCCTCGCCGACAGCGACTCGTCGCGCCTGCAGCAGCGGCTCGTGCACAACGAGCCGCTGGTCACCGACATCAGCGCCGGCGCGGGCCTGTTCGGCCCGTTCGAGGCGCGCGATCCCGACACGTTCTCCGTGACGGCGATCCACCCGCCGGAGACCTCGACCGAGCAGGTGCTCGACGCGCTCGACGCCGAGCTCGACGCGCTGGCCACCACACCGCCGGGGCCGGAGGAACTCGCCAAGGTGACGGCCCGCTGGAGCGCGGCGCTGCACTCCGACCACGACCGGCTCGTGTCGCGCACGCTCGCGCTGGGGTCGTTGGAGCTGCTCCACGGTGACGCGGGACTCGTGTACGCGTTGCCCGAGCGCATGGCCGCGGTGACGGCCGAGCAGGTGTCCGAGGCCGCGAAGGCGTTGCGCCCCGACTCGCGTGCCGTTCTCGTGGTCGAACCGGGACAGGGAGGTGCCCAGTGA